In Apodemus sylvaticus chromosome 7, mApoSyl1.1, whole genome shotgun sequence, the sequence GCAGGTTGGTGAGGGTCCTGAGGTGCTCTGGCCACAGGTACCATCCATATCTCCAACTCATGTGACCAAAGGGAACCACCCAGATGTGGTCCAGGGGAATCTCCGCCATCTGGTCATGGGCCTCCTTATTTCAGCAGGGAGATGTCATCAGCAAAGTCATCATGCTGATGGCGCAGGCAGCGTAGGCAGCGCCACTGACATACCATGAGGCAGAGTGGCAACATGAAGAGGGCGCAGATGGCAGCCATAACATAGGCTATGGTCATAAGTGTCGACTCATCTGTCTGTGGAATATTGTAGCCACAGTCTTCCATGTCTGCCGTAACAAATGGACCTTCCACTGCCGCCGTCCTGAACTCATCGTGCACTGGAGAAAGGGTGGAGATGAACCAGTAGTTCTTACTGTCATAGAGTAGTTTGGGTTATATAATTAAAAGAGCTTCCTGACAGGGACCCCTTGGAATCTGCCCAAGTGAGGCTATGCAGAGCCCATCTTGAACAGAGCAGGCATAGGCAGGGAAGCTAGTACTGAGGGGGGATGTTTCTCTTTCCAGGACCTTGTAAACTGCAAGGCTTTCCCATTTTCACATCCAGTAGAAGTGATACCACAGTCAACCAAAATGAGTTGACCAAAATCTAGCTCCTTACATACATAACAGACTTACCTGTCTCCATGAAAATCCAGCCACAAAGCCCTGGCCATTTTCTGCAGTAGCATTCAGCTTTACTGTGGGCAGCCAGACACCCTTGCAGCTAGTATTTCCAAGTGCCTGTGAAGCTCTAGCTGCTATCAGTTTCTAATAGTGTTTTCCCATCAGGCATGTTCACCGGAGCAAGCCTTAGCCCTAACTTTCACACATGGTTGACTAGCCAGAGGCAGCTACTACTATCTCCCAAACAGAAAGAGATCTGGGTAGTTGCTGCTGACAGCAGGAACATGAGCAAACTGACCCCCCACCCTCCTCACCATGGCAAGCACTGACAGCAAAGCCAATTCGCTTCCGGGCTCGATCGAAGACCACATAGAAGCCTTCCATGATGACAGCTCCCATAACAGTGCCCGTGGATGACTGTGAGATGGCGAACTTGTAACAGTCGTCTTGGGATGTGGCCACATCTTCTACGGGCCGTAGGTATTGCTAGGGGTAAACAGTCACAGGGTGAGAGCATGTCTtattcttcctgcctttctctgccttttagtcACCTACACTTCACTCTTCCTCAAGCCCTGAGATGTTGACTGGTCTGAGACTCCTTTACCACTCCTTTACACATTCATTTCATCTTTCAAGTTGTAGCAAGCTTTGTCTCTTTACATACTTTGCTTTTTGGCACCCCACTGCCTCAGCTTGGGGACATACCTGAGGAAGGATGGTGATGCGGAAGGACTGATTGGTGACTTCACCCATGAGGTAAAGTGAAATCACTGGGAAAATATTCCAAGGGGTCGTGCCTGCTTGCCAGCATACCAGCTGCTCTCCTAGCCAAAAGCCATCTGGGAACTTCTCCGTCTGTTGACAAGAGAGGAATGTGAAGAATCAGCCTGCCCACCATCTCTCCTCTTGTGTTCAGAATCATAGTGACATTTACACTGTTTGCTTTTCTAGGGAGTTTTCCAAAGTAGCAAAAGTAAACTGAAGCCTAAggatcaggaggaggaagtggacacTGGGCTCATAGAGTTGTGCTAGgtgactgggtgtggtggctcacactgcCTAGAGGCCCAGAATTTAGAAGGATGAGGCAAGAAGTTGTCAAGTTTAAGGctaaccctgtctcaagaaaaagaaaaggctttgCAATGCTAAGTCAGCAGACCAGCAAACCGTCTAAGCGCCCGGTGGAAGGATCTACGTAGCTTTGGTGCTTGCTGAGGAGTGACTGCCACTGACCGAAGAGGCTGCCTTGATGGACTTGACTGCAGCTTCAAATACTTTCTTGGGCAAGCGAAGGTTGGTGGTGCCACTGTCAACGATGCTCTTGTCATAGTTGTACTGAGGACAGAAGGGGAAGAGGTGGGAAGGGTGAATCTGACAGCTAAGCATCCTACTGGGGTTGCCATCTCAGCTTCGCACTTTGTATGTGTGCCTCCTTGGGCAAGTTGCTTAACCTCTGTGTACCTGTTCTCTTGTTCTGAATTGAAGATAATTTAACAGTGCCTACCTCAAAGGTTACCATAAGGATTACATAAAGCAAAGTCTGAAAGCACTAAGTAGATCGTGGCAGATCCCAGGCACTTGGTAAGTACTAACTTCGTTCCTTTGTGCGGGTAGTGTTCTCTAAGACAGAAATGCCTTGTGGTATCTGTAACTTCCAGTACCTTTATGTAGTCATTCTCGTTAGCATACATTATAGTGTAGAGAAGGGTGGCTCAGCATGCGCAAAGCCGCGGGTTTGAGCACTGATACtgcatggtggtatatgcctgtagAGCACGTGAGAATCACAGaaaggaggaccaggagttcaaagtcatctttagcTACCTAGCTagtctgaggccagcatgggctatgtgagaccctgtctcaaaaaagccaaaaaatggGACTGTTGAGATAGCAGGTAGGGCACCTGTACCaagtttgatgacctgagttcaaccctagGGAGATCCACTAGTTACTGAAAAGTGGCCTCTAATTTCCACACAAGCTGTGGCACGTGCCCTATCCTTACcccaataaatgtaaaaaaaaaaaaaaaaaaaaaaaaaaaaaaagaatctaggaAAAGAGATCCCAAATATTGGCATCTGGGGTATGCCAAGCATAGGACTAACACTTTGTACATTGGCTTTGACCTTAACAGACTCTGAGAAAGTTTGTGTATTTCTACCTCTGCTTTGTGGATGAGGAGTATGGCACCGTAGCAAGGAGCCTGAAGGCACTAAGTACAACAGGACTCAGGGCAGGTCCATGCAACCACTGCCTCACCAAAGCCCTGCCCAAGGCCGGAGAGGTAGTGACTAGAGTCTAGGAATGAACTCTTCTATGTTTTCATTCCTATACTTAAGCCATGTGGTCCAGGCTCTGTGACTGCTCTGCCAGGCCCCGCCTTCACCTTAGAGACTGCCATGTGATTGCTGAGTTTCTGCCTTGGCCCAGTCCTGACCTCAGCACAAGTCCTGTGCCACCACCGTCATGATTCTCTCACACTGTGGGACTAACCCCTGACTCTCGAGAGTATCCCTTCCATTTCATTACCTCTTTGCAGTCCATCTTCAGATCTTGACCATTGATTTCCACACGTACAATGATCACTTCATAATACCACTCCCGCCGGATGGGTGTGTACCAGAGACTGCCCGTGTATAGTGAATGGTCGATACCACCAATGatctaaaagaaacaaagacagatacCTATGTCCTAGCACAGGAGGAGAACAGGTTACCCAAAACTAAATAATAAGATCAGCCATTTCTTGGGGTGCCAAGATTCTCTCTAATCTCCCATCATGCCCAATGCATGGTAATGTTTAGTTTCCTAAATGTGTTCAAGAGAAAAAACACATCAGGATTATTTGTATCAAAATCTATAGCCCTTGACAGAAAGTTATTTAAACCTAAGCTAGTATAATAAATGTGGAATGAACTGAT encodes:
- the Bace1 gene encoding beta-secretase 1 isoform X1 gives rise to the protein MVPALLHWLLLWVGSGMLPTQGTHLGIRLPLRSGLAGPPLGLRLPRETDEEPEEPGRRGSFVEMVDNLRGKSGQGYYVEMTMGSPPQTLNILVDTGSSNFAVGAAPHPFLHRYYQRQLSSTYRDLRKGVYVPYTQGKWEGELGTDLVSIPHGPNVTVRANIAAITESDKFFINGSNWEGILGLAYAEIARPDDSLEPFFDSLVKQTHIPNIFSLQLCGAGFPPNQTEALASVGGSMIIGGIDHSLYTGSLWYTPIRREWYYEVIIVRVEINGQDLKMDCKEYNYDKSIVDSGTTNLRLPKKVFEAAVKSIKAASSTEKFPDGFWLGEQLVCWQAGTTPWNIFPVISLYLMGEVTNQSFRITILPQQYLRPVEDVATSQDDCYKFAISQSSTGTVMGAVIMEGFYVVFDRARKRIGFAVSACHVHDEFRTAAVEGPFVTADMEDCGYNIPQTDESTLMTIAYVMAAICALFMLPLCLMVCQWRCLRCLRHQHDDFADDISLLK
- the Bace1 gene encoding beta-secretase 1 isoform X2; this encodes MVPALLHWLLLWVGSGMLPTQGTHLGIRLPLRSGLAGPPLGLRLPRETDEEPEEPGRRGSFVEMVDNLRGKSGQGYYVEMTMGSPPQTLNILVDTGSSNFAVGAAPHPFLHRYYQRQLSSTYRDLRKGVYVPYTQGKWEGELGTDLPDDSLEPFFDSLVKQTHIPNIFSLQLCGAGFPPNQTEALASVGGSMIIGGIDHSLYTGSLWYTPIRREWYYEVIIVRVEINGQDLKMDCKEYNYDKSIVDSGTTNLRLPKKVFEAAVKSIKAASSTEKFPDGFWLGEQLVCWQAGTTPWNIFPVISLYLMGEVTNQSFRITILPQQYLRPVEDVATSQDDCYKFAISQSSTGTVMGAVIMEGFYVVFDRARKRIGFAVSACHVHDEFRTAAVEGPFVTADMEDCGYNIPQTDESTLMTIAYVMAAICALFMLPLCLMVCQWRCLRCLRHQHDDFADDISLLK